A genomic region of Vitreoscilla filiformis contains the following coding sequences:
- a CDS encoding carbohydrate ABC transporter permease, translating into MSAPSALRTPWLPKLVVAPSFVLSFLFIYGLMAWNGYLSVSASRLLPNYEFVGLAQYVTLFENERWWVALQNMAIFGALFIGGGMAVGLLLAILLDQKVRAEGVLRTIYLYPMALSFIVTGTAWKWILNPGLGLEHLMQQWGFSDFTFGWLVDPDMAIYCVVIAGIWQSAGFVMALFLAGLRGIDESIIKAAQVDGASLPRIYWRILIPTLRPVFFSTLMVVSHLAIKSFDLVMALTAGGPGYATDLPATFMYTMAFSRGQIGLGAASATIMLATVAAIVVPYLYSELRVKKC; encoded by the coding sequence ATGTCCGCACCGTCTGCGCTGCGCACGCCCTGGCTGCCCAAGCTGGTGGTGGCGCCTTCGTTTGTGTTGTCCTTCCTCTTCATCTATGGACTGATGGCGTGGAACGGCTACCTCTCTGTTTCTGCCTCACGTTTGCTGCCGAACTACGAGTTCGTCGGCCTGGCACAGTACGTCACCCTGTTTGAAAACGAACGTTGGTGGGTGGCGCTGCAAAACATGGCCATTTTTGGCGCCCTGTTCATCGGCGGCGGCATGGCCGTGGGCCTGCTGCTGGCCATCTTGCTGGATCAAAAAGTCCGTGCTGAAGGGGTGCTGCGCACCATCTACCTCTATCCGATGGCGCTGTCCTTCATCGTCACCGGCACGGCCTGGAAGTGGATCTTGAACCCCGGCCTCGGGCTGGAGCACCTGATGCAGCAGTGGGGCTTCAGCGACTTCACCTTCGGCTGGCTGGTCGATCCGGACATGGCGATTTACTGCGTCGTCATCGCCGGCATCTGGCAATCGGCGGGGTTTGTGATGGCGCTCTTCCTCGCAGGCTTGCGTGGCATCGACGAATCCATCATCAAAGCCGCTCAGGTCGATGGCGCGAGCTTGCCGCGCATCTACTGGCGCATTCTCATCCCGACGCTGCGCCCGGTGTTTTTCTCCACGCTGATGGTCGTCTCCCATCTGGCCATCAAGAGTTTTGATCTGGTGATGGCGCTGACCGCTGGCGGCCCCGGCTACGCCACCGACCTGCCCGCCACCTTCATGTACACGATGGCGTTCTCACGCGGCCAAATCGGTTTGGGCGCCGCCAGCGCCACCATCATGCTGGCGACGGTGGCCGCCATCGTCGTGCCTTACCTCTACTCTGAACTGCGGGTGAAGAAATGCTGA
- a CDS encoding ABC transporter substrate-binding protein — translation MNTTAQPLRRHLLALSVAVIAGTGFATSAWAGEVEVLHWWTSGGEAKAASALKATLQAKGHTWKDFAVAGGGGDSAMTVLKSRVVSGNAPAAAQIKGPSLQEWAREGVLANMDDVAKAEKWDELLPKVVSDGMKYQGHYIAAPVNVHRVNWLWANPEAFKKAGAKVPTNWDEFFVAAEALKKAGIIPVAHGGQNWQDFTTFESVALGVGGVDFYKKALVQLDPATLKSDTMVKVLTTFKRVKGYTDKNAPGRDWNLATAMVIKGEAGMQLMGDWAKGEFIAAGKVPGKDFVCAAAPGTAKAFTFNVDSFALFKLKNDANVKAQKDLASAILSPAFQELFNLNKGSIPVRLGMDMGKFDDCAKLSSTDFVATAKSGGLVPSIAHGMAVPSAAEGAIKDAISAFWNSDKMTVPDAVAKLVAAARTK, via the coding sequence ATGAACACGACCGCACAACCACTGCGCCGCCACCTGCTCGCCTTGAGCGTGGCCGTCATCGCTGGCACGGGTTTCGCCACATCGGCCTGGGCCGGCGAAGTCGAAGTGCTGCACTGGTGGACGAGCGGCGGCGAGGCCAAAGCCGCCTCGGCGCTGAAAGCCACGCTGCAAGCCAAGGGCCACACGTGGAAAGATTTCGCAGTGGCGGGCGGCGGCGGTGATTCGGCGATGACGGTGCTGAAGTCGCGGGTGGTGTCGGGCAACGCGCCGGCGGCGGCACAGATCAAAGGCCCCTCGCTGCAAGAATGGGCGCGTGAGGGCGTGCTGGCCAACATGGACGACGTCGCCAAAGCCGAGAAGTGGGACGAACTGTTGCCCAAAGTCGTCAGCGATGGGATGAAGTACCAAGGCCACTACATCGCCGCGCCGGTGAACGTCCACCGCGTCAACTGGCTGTGGGCCAACCCGGAGGCGTTCAAGAAAGCCGGCGCCAAGGTGCCCACCAACTGGGATGAGTTCTTCGTCGCCGCCGAAGCGTTGAAAAAGGCCGGCATCATCCCCGTGGCCCACGGCGGGCAGAACTGGCAAGACTTCACCACGTTTGAATCCGTCGCCTTGGGGGTTGGCGGGGTGGACTTCTACAAGAAAGCCCTGGTGCAGCTCGATCCGGCCACGCTCAAGAGTGACACCATGGTCAAAGTGCTGACCACCTTCAAGCGCGTCAAAGGCTACACCGACAAAAACGCCCCTGGCCGCGACTGGAACCTGGCCACCGCCATGGTGATCAAGGGCGAAGCCGGCATGCAGCTCATGGGCGACTGGGCCAAGGGTGAGTTCATCGCCGCAGGCAAGGTTCCGGGCAAGGACTTCGTCTGCGCCGCCGCGCCGGGCACGGCCAAAGCGTTCACCTTCAACGTCGATTCCTTCGCGCTGTTCAAGCTCAAGAACGACGCCAACGTCAAAGCGCAAAAGGACTTGGCTTCGGCGATCCTGTCCCCGGCGTTCCAAGAGCTGTTCAACCTGAACAAGGGCTCGATCCCGGTGCGCTTGGGCATGGACATGGGCAAGTTTGACGACTGCGCCAAACTCAGCTCAACCGACTTCGTGGCCACCGCCAAATCTGGCGGCCTGGTGCCCTCGATTGCCCACGGCATGGCCGTGCCGTCCGCTGCCGAAGGGGCGATCAAGGACGCCATCAGCGCCTTCTGGAACAGCGACAAGATGACGGTACCCGACGCCGTCGCCAAGCTCGTCGCTGCTGCGCGCACCAAGTAA